One region of Tamandua tetradactyla isolate mTamTet1 chromosome 6, mTamTet1.pri, whole genome shotgun sequence genomic DNA includes:
- the COPZ2 gene encoding coatomer subunit zeta-2 isoform X4 — translation MQRPEAWPRPHPGEGAAAAQTRGPAPPAGAAEPTGLRLQEPSLYTIKAIFILDNDGNRLLAKYYDDTFPSVKEQMIFEKNVFNKTSRTDSEIAFFGGMTIVYKSSIDLYLYVVGSSHENELMLMSVLTCLSESLNHMLRKNMEKRWLLENMDGAFLVLDEIVDGGVILESDPQQVIQKVNFRADDSGLTEHSVAQVLHSAKEQIKWSLLK, via the exons ATGCAGCGACCGGAGGCCTGGCCACGTCCGCACCCGGGGGAGGGGGCCGCGGCGGCCCAGACCCGGGGCCCGGCGCCGCCCGCAGGAGCCGCGGAGCCCACGGGGCTGCGG TTGCAGGAACCTTCTCTCTACACCATCAAGGCTATTTTCATCCTGGATAATGATGGGAACAGGCTACTGGCCAAG TATTATGATGACACATTCCCCTCTGTGAAGGAGCAGATGATCTTTGAGAAAAATGTCTTCAACAAGACCAGCCGGACCGACA GTGAGATTGCATTTTTCGGGGGTATGACCATCGTCTACAAGAGCAGCATCGACCTCTACCTGTACGTGGTGGGCTCATCGCATGAGAACGAG CTGATGCTCATGTCCGTTCTCACCTGCCTGTCTGAGTCTTTGAACCACATGTTAAG GAAGAACATGGAGAAGCGCTGGTTGCTGGAGAACATGGACGGAGCCTTCTTGGTGCTGGACGAGATCGTGGATGGCGG TGTGATCCTGGAGAGTGACCCCCAGCAAGTGATCCAGAAAGTGAATTTTAGG GCAGATGACAGCGGTTTGACTGAACATAGCGTGGCCCAG GTTCTTCACTCTGCCAAGGAACAAATTAAATGGTCATTACTGAAATGA
- the COPZ2 gene encoding coatomer subunit zeta-2 isoform X3, which yields MQRPEAWPRPHPGEGAAAAQTRGPAPPAGAAEPTGLRLQEPSLYTIKAIFILDNDGNRLLAKYYDDTFPSVKEQMIFEKNVFNKTSRTDSEIAFFGGMTIVYKSSIDLYLYVVGSSHENELMLMSVLTCLSESLNHMLRKNMEKRWLLENMDGAFLVLDEIVDGGVILESDPQQVIQKVNFRADDSGLTEHSVAQVSLHRLILLLRSFLPWH from the exons ATGCAGCGACCGGAGGCCTGGCCACGTCCGCACCCGGGGGAGGGGGCCGCGGCGGCCCAGACCCGGGGCCCGGCGCCGCCCGCAGGAGCCGCGGAGCCCACGGGGCTGCGG TTGCAGGAACCTTCTCTCTACACCATCAAGGCTATTTTCATCCTGGATAATGATGGGAACAGGCTACTGGCCAAG TATTATGATGACACATTCCCCTCTGTGAAGGAGCAGATGATCTTTGAGAAAAATGTCTTCAACAAGACCAGCCGGACCGACA GTGAGATTGCATTTTTCGGGGGTATGACCATCGTCTACAAGAGCAGCATCGACCTCTACCTGTACGTGGTGGGCTCATCGCATGAGAACGAG CTGATGCTCATGTCCGTTCTCACCTGCCTGTCTGAGTCTTTGAACCACATGTTAAG GAAGAACATGGAGAAGCGCTGGTTGCTGGAGAACATGGACGGAGCCTTCTTGGTGCTGGACGAGATCGTGGATGGCGG TGTGATCCTGGAGAGTGACCCCCAGCAAGTGATCCAGAAAGTGAATTTTAGG GCAGATGACAGCGGTTTGACTGAACATAGCGTGGCCCAG GTCTCTCTGCACAGACTAATCCTGCTTTTACGGAGCTTCCTGCCCTGGCACTAA